The following proteins are encoded in a genomic region of Vulpes vulpes isolate BD-2025 chromosome X, VulVul3, whole genome shotgun sequence:
- the LOC112910575 gene encoding large ribosomal subunit protein eL34-like produces MVQRLTYRRRLSYNTASNKTRLSRTPGNRIVYLYTKKVGKAPKSACGVCPGRLRGVHAVRPKVLMRLSKMKKHVSRAYGGSMCAKCVRDRIKRAFLIEEQKIVVKVLKAQAQSQKAK; encoded by the coding sequence ATGGTTCAGCGTTTGACATACCGTCGTAGGCTGTCCTACAATACAGCCTCTAACAAAACTAGGCTGTCCCGAACTCCTGGCAATAGAATCGTTTACCTTTATACCAAGAAGGTTGGGAAAGCGCCAAAGTCTGCCTGTGGCGTGTGTCCTGGCCGACTTCGAGGAGTTCATGCGGTGAGACCTAAAGTCCTTATGAGATtgtctaaaatgaaaaaacatgtcAGCAGGGCCTATGGTGGTTCCATGTGTGCTAAGTGTGTTCGTGACAGGATCAAGCGTGCTTTCCTTATTGAGGAGCAGAAAATCGTTGTGAAAGTGTTGAAGGCACAAGCACAGAGTCagaaagctaaataa